From the Acidobacteriota bacterium genome, one window contains:
- a CDS encoding M20/M25/M40 family metallo-hydrolase — MNDRTIDDKRALHHLMGLLAVEGLSGREKAVANEVKRRARAAGCRPSWIKHDDAHKRIGEGYEVGNLIIQLPGTTRTPRRLLASHLDTVPLCRGAEPVRRGKRIVSRGPTGLGGDNRTAVACLVTVLERILTKGLPHPPLTFLFTVGEEVGLKGARNLRVTDLGRPRLGFNIDGGDPADMWIGALGADRWNVDIHGRSSHAGVHPEHGVSASLIAARAIADVSKRGFFGKIVKGGRRGTSNVGVITGGEATNQVTDHVFVKGESRSHDEAFVDTITDTYRKAFERAARGVRNHKKQTGKIRFRANTDYRPFRLERDAPVVKISRGAARDVGLKPSLRYADGGLDANHLNRKGIPTVTLGAGQHSPHTVDEYIEVSEYLDGCRLALRVASDTD, encoded by the coding sequence ATGAACGACAGGACGATCGACGACAAGCGGGCGCTCCACCATCTGATGGGTCTGCTGGCGGTAGAAGGGCTGAGTGGCCGCGAGAAGGCGGTGGCCAACGAAGTCAAGCGACGGGCCCGGGCGGCGGGCTGTCGACCCTCCTGGATCAAACACGACGACGCCCACAAGCGGATCGGCGAGGGCTACGAGGTGGGCAATCTGATCATTCAGTTGCCCGGCACGACCCGCACACCTCGCCGACTGCTGGCCAGCCACCTGGACACGGTGCCGCTCTGTCGAGGGGCCGAGCCCGTTCGACGTGGCAAACGGATCGTCTCCCGGGGGCCTACGGGGCTTGGCGGGGATAACCGCACGGCCGTCGCTTGCCTGGTGACCGTGCTGGAACGGATTCTGACGAAGGGACTTCCCCATCCGCCTCTCACGTTTCTTTTCACCGTGGGAGAGGAGGTCGGACTGAAAGGGGCACGCAACCTGCGTGTAACCGATCTGGGTCGGCCTCGTCTCGGCTTCAACATTGACGGGGGGGACCCCGCGGACATGTGGATCGGCGCACTCGGTGCCGATCGCTGGAACGTCGATATCCATGGCCGCTCGTCTCACGCCGGCGTTCACCCGGAGCACGGAGTTTCCGCATCGCTGATCGCCGCACGGGCGATCGCGGACGTATCGAAACGCGGCTTCTTTGGGAAAATCGTGAAGGGCGGACGCCGGGGTACATCCAACGTCGGCGTCATCACCGGTGGAGAGGCGACGAATCAGGTCACCGATCACGTGTTCGTCAAGGGCGAGTCTCGCTCCCACGATGAGGCGTTCGTCGACACGATCACGGACACCTACAGGAAGGCCTTCGAACGCGCCGCACGAGGCGTACGCAATCACAAGAAACAGACGGGGAAAATCCGTTTTCGCGCCAACACCGACTATCGGCCTTTTCGACTCGAGCGGGACGCTCCAGTCGTGAAGATCTCGCGGGGCGCAGCCCGGGACGTCGGGCTCAAGCCATCCCTTCGATACGCAGACGGTGGGCTGGATGCCAATCATCTGAATCGAAAAGGCATCCCGACGGTCACCCTCGGCGCCGGTCAGCACTCTCCGCATACGGTTGACGAGTATATTGAGGTCTCCGAATACCTCGACGGATGCCGTCTGGCTCTCCGAGTCGCCAGCGACACCGATTGA
- a CDS encoding choice-of-anchor B family protein codes for MQAKRRLVVVIFVMSLAVLGGTVAWTEDRCGVAEGLTLQSSEPLQLGSDVFELNVRPLPFELERSGEQRVSIELVLRQIDAGSTPAGRTHTQPLRVQGSWSLYTVGGDVIRGQLAEGVVQAGTAMSAELSLPRPVPSGEYRFVIELEGDPSSACPTYPLRLNYRLDADELFSPIASSADPSQRSMNTRVNLLGQVDIRDSEDSSDIWGYSDGTTYLAIMGSQAGTLFIDVTDPTQPVQVAFIGGPNSAWRDIKTYQNYAYIVTEGGGSLQGLQIVDLSDPLAPILVNTYTQNFATVHNIWIDTERGHAWLVGTNAGARILSLADPVNPVEIGTFGSRYVHDVFVKGNTAYLSEIFSGLHEIVDATDPGNLQILSTWSTPFNFTHNSWPSSDLSIVVTTDEQPGGHLATYDISNPNVPGTLISEFEPDSNAIVHNTIFDDVPGKRVAMSHYRLGFEYVDLQRPGFPVALGNYDTYPQSDSGFGGAWGVYPFDPRGYFYISDIQSGLFVLEYAPTGGTLTGKVVQSDGGSAIPAATILLLNSQEILTANLNGEFGSYIDSGPVVLRVSAPGYSTKFVSPGTLPLDGGIDVEVELVSLPRTTVQGTVIDAGTAAPIVGAEVSIVGGNTPVVTDGSGHYVLPDAAIGQRVITVDALSYSGSESLVVLKTGQSSIVDFQLEAARYVDTIEIDNGWVYDTQSTATQGHWRRVDPVGTGGGTIEPADDHTPSPGIRAWVTGQGLMGGAAEFQDVDGGTAAIFSPTIDLSGMQNPAFSYFRWLSTTAGSLDGGTFRVQISDDAGATWNTVEQLTKEANSWTRSVIPVVSHIAVNDQFRARFACEAIPELDQQRILECAFDDISIVEECRSRVVTGGSDLDADGQLDGCDPCALDPGNDIDGDGICGDVDNAPYAANAGQTDGDGDGVGDVADNCPAISNTVQSDLDLDGLGDACDADIDNDGVENTADTDQDDDGILDVTDVCVTRSDPAQIDRDLDLEGDACDTDDGVVHGLHVDGNGLTWAPESGVDGYNVYAGEIGAELLLEFASCRVSNLSRTDFYDLFIPEPGAGTFFLVTAVVGGVEGPFGEGRDGLPRSIAQPCSANP; via the coding sequence ATGCAGGCCAAGCGACGTCTCGTTGTTGTCATCTTCGTCATGTCTCTCGCAGTCCTCGGTGGAACCGTGGCCTGGACCGAGGATCGTTGCGGCGTCGCCGAGGGTCTGACGCTGCAGAGTTCTGAACCCCTCCAGCTGGGTAGCGATGTCTTCGAGCTGAACGTCCGTCCGCTGCCGTTTGAACTCGAGAGATCCGGCGAACAGCGTGTGTCGATCGAACTCGTCCTCCGGCAGATCGATGCCGGCTCCACACCGGCAGGCAGAACCCACACCCAACCGTTGCGGGTCCAGGGGAGTTGGTCGCTTTACACGGTCGGCGGCGATGTGATCCGGGGACAACTCGCTGAAGGCGTGGTGCAGGCCGGTACCGCGATGAGCGCGGAGCTGTCGCTCCCGCGGCCGGTTCCCAGCGGAGAGTATCGTTTCGTCATCGAACTCGAGGGCGATCCGTCGTCCGCCTGTCCGACATACCCCCTGCGCCTGAATTATCGACTCGATGCCGACGAGCTCTTCTCGCCGATCGCGTCCTCCGCTGACCCGAGCCAACGATCGATGAACACACGAGTCAACCTGCTGGGGCAGGTCGACATCCGCGACAGCGAAGACTCCAGCGATATCTGGGGTTATTCCGACGGAACGACCTATCTGGCGATCATGGGTAGCCAGGCCGGCACGTTATTTATCGATGTGACGGATCCGACGCAGCCGGTGCAAGTCGCGTTCATCGGCGGACCCAATTCCGCGTGGCGAGATATCAAGACCTACCAAAACTACGCGTACATCGTGACCGAGGGTGGAGGATCGCTGCAGGGTCTTCAGATCGTGGATCTCTCGGACCCCCTGGCGCCTATACTGGTCAACACCTACACCCAGAACTTCGCAACGGTTCACAATATCTGGATCGACACCGAACGCGGGCACGCCTGGCTCGTTGGTACAAACGCGGGAGCACGCATTCTCTCGTTGGCCGACCCGGTCAACCCCGTCGAGATCGGCACGTTCGGATCGCGTTATGTCCACGACGTATTCGTCAAGGGCAACACGGCCTACCTGTCCGAGATCTTCTCGGGTCTTCATGAGATCGTCGACGCGACAGATCCGGGCAATCTACAGATCCTTTCGACCTGGAGTACGCCGTTCAACTTCACGCACAACTCGTGGCCGAGTAGCGATTTGAGCATCGTGGTAACGACGGACGAACAACCCGGCGGCCATCTTGCGACCTATGACATCAGCAATCCGAATGTGCCGGGCACGCTGATCAGCGAGTTCGAGCCCGACAGCAATGCGATTGTTCACAACACGATTTTTGATGACGTGCCGGGCAAGCGCGTTGCGATGTCTCACTATCGACTCGGCTTCGAGTACGTCGATCTACAACGACCCGGCTTCCCCGTCGCACTCGGTAACTACGACACGTACCCGCAGAGTGATTCCGGGTTTGGGGGCGCCTGGGGCGTCTACCCCTTCGACCCCAGGGGCTACTTCTACATCAGCGATATCCAGAGTGGACTGTTCGTCCTGGAATACGCTCCGACGGGCGGAACGCTGACGGGCAAGGTCGTGCAGTCCGACGGCGGAAGCGCGATCCCGGCGGCGACCATCTTGCTCCTCAACAGTCAGGAGATCCTGACGGCGAATCTCAACGGCGAGTTTGGGTCTTACATCGACAGCGGACCGGTCGTGCTGCGGGTCTCCGCTCCCGGCTACAGCACGAAGTTCGTCTCTCCCGGGACGCTGCCCCTCGACGGTGGGATCGATGTAGAGGTCGAGTTGGTCTCACTCCCCCGAACGACGGTGCAGGGCACGGTGATCGACGCCGGCACGGCAGCCCCAATTGTCGGTGCGGAGGTGAGTATCGTCGGTGGCAACACGCCGGTGGTGACGGACGGTTCCGGACACTACGTGCTGCCGGACGCCGCCATCGGGCAGCGTGTCATTACGGTCGATGCCCTCTCGTATTCGGGTTCCGAGAGTCTCGTCGTTCTCAAGACCGGCCAGAGTTCAATCGTCGACTTCCAACTCGAGGCCGCTCGTTACGTGGACACGATTGAGATTGACAATGGATGGGTCTACGACACTCAGAGTACGGCGACCCAGGGCCACTGGAGGCGGGTCGATCCGGTCGGGACGGGCGGAGGCACGATCGAGCCGGCGGACGATCACACACCGTCACCCGGTATCCGCGCGTGGGTCACGGGGCAGGGTCTCATGGGAGGGGCCGCCGAATTCCAGGACGTGGACGGCGGCACCGCGGCGATCTTCAGCCCCACCATCGACCTGAGCGGCATGCAGAATCCCGCATTCAGTTACTTCCGCTGGCTTTCCACGACGGCCGGCTCGCTGGACGGCGGGACCTTCCGCGTCCAGATTTCCGACGACGCCGGCGCCACGTGGAACACGGTCGAGCAACTCACCAAGGAGGCAAACTCCTGGACTCGCTCGGTGATACCCGTGGTTTCCCACATCGCCGTCAACGATCAATTCCGCGCGCGGTTCGCGTGTGAAGCGATTCCGGAGTTGGACCAGCAACGCATTCTCGAGTGTGCGTTTGATGACATCAGCATTGTTGAGGAGTGCCGCTCTCGAGTGGTGACGGGAGGTTCCGACCTCGACGCCGATGGCCAACTCGACGGTTGTGACCCCTGTGCCCTGGATCCAGGAAATGACATCGACGGCGACGGCATCTGCGGCGACGTCGATAATGCACCCTATGCGGCCAACGCCGGTCAGACCGACGGCGACGGCGACGGAGTGGGCGACGTGGCCGACAACTGCCCGGCGATATCCAACACCGTTCAGAGCGATCTGGATCTCGATGGTCTGGGGGACGCGTGTGACGCCGATATCGACAACGACGGAGTTGAAAACACTGCAGACACGGACCAGGACGACGACGGAATCCTGGACGTCACCGACGTTTGCGTGACCCGATCGGACCCGGCGCAGATCGATCGCGATCTGGATCTTGAGGGTGATGCCTGCGACACGGACGACGGGGTGGTTCATGGACTGCATGTCGACGGCAATGGGCTGACATGGGCCCCCGAGTCGGGTGTCGATGGATACAACGTCTATGCCGGCGAGATTGGCGCCGAACTGCTTCTGGAGTTTGCGTCCTGTCGAGTGTCAAATCTGTCCCGAACCGATTTCTACGATCTCTTCATCCCCGAACCCGGTGCCGGAACGTTCTTCCTGGTGACGGCAGTTGTCGGCGGTGTGGAGGGACCGTTCGGTGAAGGGCGAGACGGGTTGCCGCGATCCATCGCGCAGCCGTGTTCCGCCAACCCATGA